A single genomic interval of Magnetospirillum sp. 15-1 harbors:
- a CDS encoding cache domain-containing protein: protein MKRLPAALLGTALLTAALPAGAATVEEIAGSHVFERCKACHSAESGKQGFGPNLHGVVGRPAASLPTFMYSDALKAANIVWTEDNLRAWIAGNDKVVPGTRMRHVAITDRAEQDYLIAYLKTFGDSMGPEQARVLLDRAVGKVKSDGPDKAFAAFNDPKGGFVARDLYVFVFDLKGKYMASGGNPKLTGSDASNLHDAEGKAIVHEMINIANSTGKGEVDYMWLNRVDNRVEKKRSMIQRVGDYIVGVGYYFQ, encoded by the coding sequence ATGAAACGCCTGCCTGCCGCCCTGCTGGGCACAGCCCTGCTGACCGCCGCCCTGCCCGCCGGCGCCGCCACCGTCGAGGAGATCGCCGGAAGCCACGTCTTCGAGCGCTGCAAGGCCTGCCATTCCGCCGAAAGCGGCAAGCAGGGCTTCGGCCCCAACCTGCACGGCGTGGTGGGGCGCCCGGCGGCGTCGCTGCCCACCTTCATGTATTCCGACGCGCTGAAGGCGGCCAACATCGTGTGGACCGAGGACAACCTGCGCGCCTGGATCGCCGGCAACGACAAGGTGGTGCCCGGCACCCGCATGCGCCACGTGGCCATCACCGACCGCGCCGAGCAGGATTACCTGATCGCCTATCTCAAGACCTTCGGCGATTCCATGGGGCCGGAGCAGGCCCGCGTGCTGCTGGACCGCGCCGTGGGCAAGGTGAAGAGCGACGGGCCGGACAAGGCCTTCGCCGCCTTCAACGACCCCAAGGGCGGCTTCGTCGCCCGCGACCTCTACGTCTTCGTCTTCGACCTGAAGGGCAAGTACATGGCGTCGGGTGGCAACCCCAAGCTGACCGGCTCGGACGCCTCGAACCTGCATGACGCCGAGGGCAAGGCCATCGTCCACGAGATGATCAACATCGCCAACTCCACCGGCAAGGGCGAGGTGGACTATATGTGGCTGAACCGCGTCGACAACCGGGTCGAAAAGAAGCGCTCGATGATCCAGCGGGTCGGCGACTACATCGTCGGCGTGGGGTATTACTTCCAGTAG
- the pqqE gene encoding pyrroloquinoline quinone biosynthesis protein PqqE, which produces MTKDGPVARPLRLDGQGKPLWLVCELTYKCPLKCPWCNNPLEFGSIRNELSTEEWKRVLRESRALGSLQLGFTGGEPLVRNDLEELVAEADGLGFYTNLITSTVGLNAERLARLKAAGLKQIQVSLQSHDATTTNTLVGAPVHDHKIAMIREIKAQGFPVVLNIPVVRQNIAHTTAYLELALDLGVDYVEFANVQYYNWALVNRDELMPTLDELRESEAAINAFRARVGKRMTVYFVIPDYFNGRPKACMNGWGSIIMTIAPDGLALPCQEARILKGLDFPSVRDHSVEWIWKESPAFKTYRGDDWMKEPCRSCDEKEKDFGGCRCQAYLLTGDAANPDPACSKSPFHHKIDQAIIEAHRPQRNSRPLVMRQAGAAS; this is translated from the coding sequence ATGACAAAGGATGGACCCGTCGCAAGGCCGCTCAGGCTTGACGGACAGGGCAAGCCGCTCTGGCTGGTCTGCGAACTGACCTACAAGTGCCCGCTGAAATGCCCGTGGTGCAACAACCCGCTGGAATTCGGCTCCATCCGCAACGAACTGTCCACCGAGGAGTGGAAGCGGGTGCTGCGCGAGTCCCGCGCGCTGGGCAGCCTGCAGCTGGGCTTCACCGGCGGCGAGCCGCTGGTGCGCAACGACCTGGAGGAACTGGTGGCCGAGGCCGACGGGTTGGGGTTCTACACCAACCTGATCACCTCGACGGTGGGGCTCAATGCCGAGCGGCTGGCCCGGCTCAAGGCGGCGGGGCTGAAGCAGATCCAGGTCAGCCTGCAATCCCATGACGCCACCACCACCAATACCCTGGTAGGGGCGCCGGTCCACGATCACAAGATCGCCATGATCCGTGAGATCAAGGCCCAGGGCTTCCCGGTGGTGCTGAACATTCCGGTGGTGCGCCAGAACATCGCCCACACCACCGCCTATCTGGAACTGGCCCTGGACCTGGGGGTCGATTACGTCGAGTTCGCCAACGTCCAGTACTACAACTGGGCCCTGGTCAACCGCGACGAACTGATGCCGACGCTCGACGAGTTGCGGGAATCCGAGGCGGCCATCAATGCCTTCCGCGCCAGGGTGGGCAAGCGGATGACCGTCTATTTCGTCATCCCCGACTACTTCAACGGGCGGCCCAAGGCCTGCATGAACGGCTGGGGCTCGATCATCATGACCATTGCCCCCGACGGGCTGGCTCTGCCCTGCCAGGAAGCCCGCATCCTCAAGGGTCTGGACTTCCCGTCGGTACGCGACCATTCGGTGGAGTGGATATGGAAGGAGTCACCCGCCTTCAAGACCTATCGCGGCGACGACTGGATGAAGGAGCCCTGCCGCTCCTGCGACGAGAAGGAAAAGGATTTCGGCGGCTGCCGCTGTCAGGCCTATCTGCTGACCGGCGATGCCGCCAATCCCGATCCCGCCTGCTCGAAATCACCCTT
- a CDS encoding 3,4-dehydroadipyl-CoA semialdehyde dehydrogenase: protein MIRLQSYLAGRWQDGAGAGAQLKDPVSGEVIATASGDGLDMAAALTFARDKGGPALRALTFAQRAGLINAVAGVLAENRERYNAVALANSGNTAVDAGLDVDGGIGTLKYYASIGRKLGESRLLAEASDDQLTKDEAFRGRHIWTTVHGVAVHINAFNFPSWGLWEKAAVSLLAGVPFLAKPATATSWLAYEMVKDVVAAGVLPEGAISLLCGGGRDLMDHLKPGDVVAFTGSADTALQLRSHPNVARSNIRFAVEADSLNLCALGPDAAPDSPEFAAFVKEVSREMTVKAGQKCTAIRRVLVPRDRVGAVVEALKAALAKAVMGDPRTEGVRMGPLVSRSQAQTAWAGLDRLKAEAQVVAGGGNDDGGCFVPPTLLLCNDPLAAKAVHDIEVFGPVATLMPYDGVEQAVELAHRGGGSLAASVFSGDAAFLAGFVPAIATSHGRVLVVDGSVAASHSGHGVVMPHCVHGGPGRAGGGEELGGLRGLRFYMQRSAVQGSRTMLDAMTEGAAVVAL, encoded by the coding sequence ATGATCCGTTTGCAGAGCTATCTGGCCGGCCGCTGGCAGGACGGCGCCGGAGCCGGTGCGCAGCTGAAGGACCCGGTGAGCGGCGAGGTGATCGCTACGGCATCGGGTGACGGTCTCGACATGGCCGCCGCCCTGACCTTTGCCCGGGACAAGGGTGGACCGGCACTGCGTGCCCTGACCTTCGCCCAACGGGCCGGGCTGATCAATGCGGTGGCCGGGGTGCTGGCCGAGAACCGCGAGCGCTACAACGCCGTCGCTCTTGCCAATTCCGGCAATACGGCGGTCGATGCCGGCCTCGACGTGGATGGCGGTATCGGCACGCTGAAATACTATGCCTCCATCGGGCGCAAGCTGGGCGAATCCCGCCTGCTGGCCGAAGCCTCCGACGACCAGTTGACCAAGGACGAAGCCTTCCGCGGCCGCCATATCTGGACCACCGTTCACGGCGTCGCCGTGCACATCAATGCCTTCAACTTCCCCTCCTGGGGGCTGTGGGAGAAGGCGGCGGTGAGCCTCTTGGCCGGCGTGCCGTTCCTTGCCAAGCCGGCCACCGCCACCTCGTGGCTGGCCTATGAGATGGTCAAGGATGTCGTGGCGGCGGGTGTGCTGCCCGAAGGCGCCATCTCGCTGCTGTGCGGCGGCGGGCGCGACCTGATGGATCATTTGAAGCCCGGCGACGTGGTGGCCTTCACCGGCTCGGCCGACACCGCCTTGCAACTGCGCTCGCACCCCAATGTCGCCCGCTCCAACATCCGCTTCGCGGTGGAGGCGGATTCCCTCAATCTCTGCGCCCTGGGACCGGATGCGGCGCCGGATTCGCCCGAGTTCGCCGCCTTCGTCAAGGAAGTGTCGCGCGAGATGACCGTCAAGGCCGGGCAGAAATGCACCGCCATCCGCCGGGTCCTGGTGCCCCGCGATCGGGTCGGCGCCGTGGTTGAGGCGTTGAAAGCCGCGCTGGCCAAGGCGGTGATGGGCGATCCCCGCACCGAGGGCGTGCGCATGGGGCCGCTGGTCAGCCGTTCCCAGGCCCAGACCGCCTGGGCGGGTCTGGACCGGCTGAAGGCCGAGGCCCAGGTGGTGGCCGGCGGCGGTAACGACGATGGTGGTTGTTTCGTGCCGCCGACGTTGCTGCTGTGCAACGACCCCCTGGCGGCCAAGGCGGTGCATGACATCGAGGTGTTCGGCCCCGTCGCCACCCTGATGCCCTATGACGGCGTGGAACAGGCGGTGGAACTGGCCCACCGGGGCGGCGGCTCGCTGGCGGCCTCGGTGTTCTCGGGCGATGCCGCCTTCCTGGCCGGCTTCGTTCCCGCCATCGCCACCAGCCATGGCCGCGTCCTGGTGGTGGACGGCTCGGTGGCGGCCAGCCATTCCGGCCACGGCGTGGTCATGCCCCATTGCGTCCACGGCGGCCCCGGCCGGGCCGGCGGCGGCGAGGAACTGGGCGGCCTGCGCGGTCTGCGCTTTTACATGCAGCGCTCGGCCGTTCAGGGCAGCCGGACCATGCTCGACGCCATGACTGAAGGAGCGGCGGTGGTCGCGCTCTGA
- a CDS encoding IS110 family transposase: MSEIIRIAIDLSKGAFALHGVNADEEAILCRQLKRGQVLGFFTKLSPCLVGMEACASAHYWAREIGALGHEVVLVPPAYVKPYVKRGRKNDANDAAAICEAMARRSVPRVPVKTPEQQAVLMLHRARKMLVGQRTMLANAVRAHLAEFGIVAPCGDKALDGLIALAVDAGDLALPQLAREALGMLAAQLRDAEAKIDALEHEVLAAQRADEACRRLTSIPSIGPVTASAIAATMGDPHRFKTGRDFAAWLGLVPSQHSTGGKTALGPITKAGDRYLRSLLVVCATGMLRHRTESPWIKALLERMPARKATVAIANKLARIAWAILAHGGTYHRQAGLAA, from the coding sequence ATGAGCGAGATTATCAGGATTGCGATCGACCTGTCGAAGGGCGCGTTTGCGCTACACGGGGTGAATGCGGATGAAGAAGCGATTTTGTGCCGTCAGTTGAAGCGCGGCCAGGTTCTCGGCTTTTTCACCAAGCTGTCGCCGTGCCTGGTGGGGATGGAGGCGTGCGCCTCGGCCCATTACTGGGCGCGGGAGATCGGGGCGCTGGGCCACGAGGTGGTACTGGTCCCGCCGGCCTATGTGAAGCCGTACGTCAAGCGCGGCCGCAAGAACGACGCCAATGACGCCGCTGCCATTTGCGAAGCGATGGCGCGGCGCTCTGTCCCCCGGGTGCCGGTCAAGACGCCCGAGCAGCAGGCGGTGCTGATGCTTCATCGTGCCCGCAAGATGCTGGTGGGCCAGCGCACCATGCTCGCCAATGCGGTGCGGGCGCATCTGGCCGAGTTCGGCATCGTCGCGCCGTGCGGCGACAAAGCGCTCGACGGCCTGATCGCTCTTGCCGTGGATGCCGGCGATCTGGCTTTGCCGCAATTGGCGCGCGAGGCGCTGGGCATGCTGGCGGCACAGTTGCGCGATGCCGAGGCCAAGATCGATGCGCTCGAGCACGAAGTCCTGGCGGCTCAGCGCGCCGACGAGGCCTGTCGACGTCTGACGAGCATCCCGTCCATCGGTCCGGTCACCGCCAGCGCCATCGCCGCCACCATGGGCGACCCTCATCGCTTCAAGACCGGCCGCGACTTCGCCGCCTGGCTCGGCCTGGTGCCGTCGCAGCACTCGACCGGAGGCAAGACCGCCCTTGGCCCCATCACCAAGGCCGGCGACCGCTATCTCCGCTCCTTGCTCGTCGTCTGTGCCACCGGCATGTTGCGCCACCGAACCGAAAGCCCGTGGATCAAGGCGCTGCTGGAACGCATGCCGGCACGCAAGGCTACCGTCGCCATCGCCAACAAGCTGGCCCGGATCGCCTGGGCTATTCTCGCCCATGGCGGCACATATCACAGGCAGGCCGGATTGGCCGCCTGA
- a CDS encoding DUF4863 family protein, whose protein sequence is MSKTAFKALVAQVTSSIAGLPVDASLAGVLSARFPADGEVFKAIEAACHKAVDEGWMCENEHGGIRYGRVAEADDQLSGFSIDVVHMKDVAGPRHRHPLGEIDMIMSIDPAAKFDGAPRGWLVYGPDSVHRPTLTEGAALVLYLLPDGQIDFSRPK, encoded by the coding sequence GTGTCCAAGACCGCATTCAAGGCGCTGGTGGCGCAGGTAACCTCTTCCATCGCCGGGCTGCCGGTGGATGCGTCCCTGGCGGGCGTGTTGAGCGCCCGTTTTCCCGCCGACGGCGAGGTGTTCAAGGCCATCGAGGCGGCCTGCCACAAGGCGGTCGACGAAGGCTGGATGTGCGAGAACGAGCACGGCGGCATCCGCTACGGCCGGGTCGCCGAGGCCGACGACCAGTTGTCCGGCTTCTCCATCGACGTGGTCCACATGAAGGACGTGGCGGGGCCGCGCCATCGCCACCCCCTGGGCGAGATCGACATGATCATGTCCATCGACCCCGCCGCCAAGTTCGACGGGGCGCCGCGCGGCTGGCTGGTCTACGGCCCCGACAGCGTCCACCGTCCCACCCTGACCGAGGGCGCCGCCCTGGTGCTCTATCTGCTGCCCGACGGGCAGATCGATTTCTCGCGGCCCAAGTGA
- the boxC gene encoding 2,3-epoxybenzoyl-CoA dihydrolase, whose protein sequence is MINFQTSPANYRHWKLAFDGAIATLTMDVDPASTLAPGYELKMNSYDLGVDIELYDAVQRLRFEHPEVRTVVMASNNPKIFCAGANIKMLGVSSHGHKVNFCKFTNETRNSIEDASENSRQTYMCAVTGTAAGGGYELALATDYIMMVDDGNTAVSLPEVPLLAVLPGTGGLTRVVDKRKVRRDLADIFCSIEEGVKGKRAVEWRLVDEVIPSSAFKAAVAKKAAELAAKSDRPTAEKGVVLAQVSRVIGTDSVTYPHIDISFDRATRAANITIKGPKAACPADLAAIKAQGVDFYPLALARELDDAILHLRANETTVATWVFRTEGDAGLVMGYDAALQKFGASDWLVREILLYWKRTCKRLDVTSRTLFALVEPGSCFAGFVAEILFAVDRSFMLDGTFEDNPAPAATIRLSALNFDGLPMGNGISRLATRFLGEPDSVGKARDTIGQELDAAAAARLGLVTGTPDDIDWEDEIRLMIEERAAFSPDSLTGMEANLRFAGPETMETKIFGRLTAWQNWIFQRPNAVGDQGALKLYGTGKRASYNQERV, encoded by the coding sequence ATGATCAACTTTCAAACCTCCCCCGCGAATTACCGGCACTGGAAGCTGGCGTTCGACGGCGCGATAGCGACGCTGACCATGGATGTGGACCCGGCGTCCACCCTGGCGCCTGGCTACGAGCTGAAGATGAATTCCTATGATCTGGGCGTGGACATCGAGCTGTACGACGCCGTGCAGCGCCTGCGCTTCGAGCATCCGGAAGTGCGCACCGTGGTGATGGCCTCGAATAATCCCAAGATCTTCTGCGCCGGCGCCAACATCAAGATGCTGGGTGTGTCCAGCCACGGTCACAAGGTGAACTTCTGCAAGTTCACCAACGAGACCCGCAACTCCATCGAGGACGCCAGCGAGAACTCGCGCCAGACCTATATGTGCGCGGTGACCGGCACGGCCGCCGGCGGCGGCTATGAACTGGCGCTGGCCACCGACTACATCATGATGGTCGACGACGGCAACACGGCGGTGTCCCTGCCGGAGGTGCCGCTGCTGGCCGTGCTGCCCGGCACCGGCGGCCTGACCCGCGTGGTGGACAAGCGCAAGGTGCGCCGCGACCTGGCCGATATCTTCTGCTCCATCGAGGAAGGCGTGAAGGGCAAGCGCGCCGTCGAGTGGCGCCTGGTGGACGAGGTGATCCCCTCCTCGGCCTTCAAGGCGGCGGTGGCCAAGAAGGCCGCCGAACTGGCGGCCAAATCCGACCGCCCGACCGCGGAAAAGGGCGTGGTGCTGGCCCAGGTGTCGCGTGTCATCGGCACCGACAGCGTCACCTATCCCCACATCGACATCAGCTTCGACCGTGCCACGCGGGCCGCCAACATCACGATCAAGGGGCCCAAGGCCGCCTGTCCCGCCGATCTGGCCGCCATCAAGGCCCAGGGCGTCGATTTCTATCCCCTGGCCCTGGCCCGCGAGCTGGATGACGCCATCCTGCACCTGCGCGCCAACGAGACCACCGTCGCCACCTGGGTGTTCCGCACCGAAGGCGATGCCGGTCTGGTGATGGGCTACGACGCCGCGTTGCAGAAATTCGGCGCCTCCGACTGGCTGGTGCGGGAAATCCTGCTCTACTGGAAGCGCACGTGTAAGCGTCTCGACGTCACCAGCCGCACCCTGTTCGCCCTGGTGGAGCCCGGCTCGTGCTTCGCCGGCTTCGTGGCGGAAATCCTGTTCGCGGTGGACCGCTCGTTCATGCTGGACGGCACCTTCGAGGACAATCCGGCGCCGGCCGCCACCATCCGTCTGTCGGCGCTCAACTTCGACGGCCTGCCCATGGGCAACGGCATCTCGCGCCTCGCCACCCGCTTTTTGGGCGAGCCCGACAGCGTCGGCAAGGCCCGTGACACCATCGGCCAGGAGCTGGACGCCGCCGCCGCCGCCCGGCTCGGTCTGGTCACCGGCACCCCCGACGACATCGATTGGGAGGATGAAATCCGCCTGATGATCGAGGAACGGGCCGCCTTCTCCCCCGACTCTCTCACCGGCATGGAGGCCAATCTGCGCTTCGCCGGTCCCGAGACCATGGAAACCAAGATCTTCGGCCGCCTCACCGCCTGGCAGAACTGGATCTTCCAGCGCCCCAACGCCGTCGGCGACCAGGGTGCCCTCAAGCTCTACGGAACCGGCAAGCGCGCCAGCTACAATCAGGAAAGGGTGTAA
- a CDS encoding 4Fe-4S binding protein, with translation MRILLSALLLLLAMALPARARLERQDMAAMITPPLQLGARDPALPIWTLLDGGGAFTGYVFESRDLAPLPGFSGAPINLLIAMDKNGTFLDVRLLEQNEPVFVSGLGPRPLLDFLRQYQGLSLGANIKVGGAHDRDRDTSANTMIDGVSKATASVRIANETILAAALRVARDKLAGIAPKPAGRPKPGGFRPMTWDEMVAAGLIGHLRLSRTEIERAFAGTAFAEDGDGAEVMVDLWFADLGLAVVAGNLATPEMMRRVGRHVEVWEEPLLVLATGPVSITGEGFVRNAVPDRLTLRQGGFPVSLRDADVELELAPGLPAFAEGLVLRVDTRLGFDPSSPWSLGLRVVRRHSYMGSEAAARDFPAEHRPDPDRFERPRIEAPAPPWLSSWTGRAWEIAALLAFLAALTAGLSGRSPLLARPRLLWPARFAALMVTLVFIGWFGQGQLSIVNLTGLIQSGGPSFLLYDPFTVILWLYTLVSLLVWGRGTFCGWLCPFGALQEVVGEVAHVLRVPQWRSPARLGRLKYGVLLAVLLSLAVPGATDRAVEVEPFKTAITLGFQRSWPFVAYAGGLLALGLVTYKGFCRFVCPLGAALAVAGRLRRWDWLARRAECGTPCRLCEVRCRYGAIDRRGRIDYAECFQCLDCVSIHGDARTCVPLVLAARRGLVPRSNG, from the coding sequence GTGCGCATCCTCCTAAGCGCCCTGCTCCTGCTGCTGGCCATGGCCCTGCCCGCCCGGGCGCGGCTGGAACGCCAGGACATGGCGGCCATGATCACGCCGCCGCTGCAATTGGGGGCCAGGGACCCGGCGCTGCCCATCTGGACCCTGCTGGACGGCGGCGGCGCCTTCACCGGCTATGTCTTCGAGTCCCGCGATCTGGCGCCGCTGCCCGGCTTTTCCGGGGCGCCCATCAACCTGCTGATCGCCATGGACAAGAACGGCACGTTCCTGGACGTGCGCCTGTTGGAGCAGAACGAACCGGTGTTCGTCAGCGGCCTCGGCCCCCGGCCCTTGCTGGACTTCCTGCGCCAGTACCAGGGCCTGTCGCTGGGCGCCAACATCAAGGTGGGCGGCGCCCACGACCGGGACCGCGACACCAGCGCCAACACCATGATCGACGGCGTATCCAAGGCCACCGCCTCGGTGCGCATCGCCAACGAGACCATCCTGGCCGCCGCTTTGAGGGTGGCCCGCGACAAGCTGGCCGGTATCGCCCCCAAGCCGGCCGGGCGGCCCAAGCCCGGCGGCTTCCGCCCCATGACCTGGGACGAGATGGTGGCCGCCGGGCTGATCGGCCACCTGCGCCTGTCGCGCACCGAGATAGAGCGGGCCTTCGCCGGCACCGCCTTCGCCGAGGACGGCGATGGGGCCGAGGTGATGGTCGACCTGTGGTTCGCCGATCTCGGCCTCGCCGTGGTGGCCGGCAATCTCGCCACGCCCGAGATGATGCGCCGGGTGGGCCGCCATGTGGAGGTCTGGGAGGAGCCGCTGCTGGTGCTGGCCACCGGCCCCGTCTCCATCACCGGCGAGGGCTTCGTGCGCAACGCCGTGCCCGACCGCCTGACGCTGCGCCAGGGCGGCTTTCCGGTCAGCTTGCGCGACGCCGACGTGGAATTGGAACTGGCCCCCGGCCTGCCCGCCTTCGCCGAGGGATTGGTGCTGCGGGTGGACACCAGGCTGGGTTTCGATCCCTCCAGCCCGTGGAGCCTGGGCCTCAGGGTGGTGCGCCGCCATTCCTACATGGGGTCCGAGGCGGCGGCGCGGGACTTCCCCGCCGAGCACCGCCCCGACCCGGACCGGTTCGAGCGGCCCAGGATCGAGGCCCCCGCCCCGCCGTGGCTGTCGTCTTGGACCGGCCGCGCCTGGGAGATCGCGGCGCTGCTCGCCTTCCTGGCCGCCCTGACCGCCGGATTAAGTGGGCGTTCCCCCCTTCTGGCCCGCCCCCGCCTGCTGTGGCCGGCCCGCTTCGCCGCCCTGATGGTGACCCTGGTGTTCATCGGCTGGTTCGGCCAGGGGCAGCTATCCATCGTCAACCTGACCGGCCTGATCCAGAGCGGCGGCCCGTCCTTCCTGCTGTACGATCCGTTCACGGTGATCCTGTGGCTCTACACCCTGGTCTCGCTGCTGGTCTGGGGGCGTGGCACCTTCTGTGGCTGGCTATGCCCGTTCGGCGCGCTTCAGGAGGTGGTCGGCGAGGTGGCGCACGTGCTTCGCGTGCCGCAATGGCGGTCGCCCGCCCGCCTCGGCCGGCTGAAATACGGGGTGCTGCTGGCCGTTCTGCTGTCATTGGCGGTGCCGGGCGCCACCGACCGGGCGGTGGAGGTGGAGCCGTTCAAGACCGCCATCACCCTGGGGTTCCAGCGCTCCTGGCCCTTCGTGGCCTATGCCGGCGGGCTGCTGGCCCTGGGACTGGTGACCTACAAGGGCTTCTGCCGCTTTGTCTGCCCGCTGGGCGCCGCCCTGGCCGTGGCGGGCCGGCTGCGGCGCTGGGACTGGCTCGCCCGGCGGGCCGAATGCGGCACGCCCTGCCGGCTGTGCGAAGTCCGCTGCCGCTATGGCGCCATCGACCGGAGAGGACGGATCGACTACGCCGAATGCTTCCAGTGCCTGGACTGCGTATCCATCCACGGCGACGCACGCACCTGCGTGCCCCTGGTGCTGGCCGCCCGCCGGGGGCTTGTCCCTAGGTCTAATGGCTGA
- the pqqD gene encoding pyrroloquinoline quinone biosynthesis peptide chaperone PqqD has translation MSGIDEVKDTDVIELHPMYMLRWEESEQAHILLYPEGIVKLNSSAGEILKRFVGGRLVAEVVAELSALCPDEDIAADILVFLEIANDKGWTRRKAAQA, from the coding sequence ATGTCTGGTATTGATGAAGTCAAGGATACAGACGTCATTGAGCTTCATCCCATGTATATGCTGCGTTGGGAGGAGTCTGAGCAGGCTCATATCCTTCTGTACCCGGAAGGTATCGTGAAGCTGAACTCGTCGGCAGGTGAAATACTGAAGCGTTTTGTCGGTGGGCGTCTGGTGGCCGAGGTTGTCGCCGAATTGTCGGCGCTGTGCCCGGACGAGGATATCGCCGCCGACATCCTGGTCTTCCTGGAGATTGCCAATGACAAAGGATGGACCCGTCGCAAGGCCGCTCAGGCTTGA
- a CDS encoding M48 family metalloprotease, with protein sequence MLQAVLLAALAHAALEAWLAGRAQDWLRHHAEGRALIQESGRVRLLAARGLGLSALAALAALGGAALLAEVCGPWGALPAALVVRAAFDLPFAAWGRRLGGVWNPRSFLAEQARRLIKELAPALPLAVVAGGGWIAAWVALAALLLWREMAPPSGRILTPSHFQAPVPVWISDEGSRTGQLNARAEGIGPRRRIILNDTLVEALPADEVAAVLAHEAGHLEHRHREWFLVWRLGLAALLLVLARWAGGDITTTLTLLVLAAPVLALPVRPLEARLIRRWEEQADAHAAAQAGAEPFARALRHLYGANAQAPEPERLWAAFHHPHPPPRRRLERLRNAACASS encoded by the coding sequence ATGCTTCAGGCAGTACTCCTGGCCGCCCTTGCCCATGCCGCCCTCGAGGCATGGCTGGCCGGGCGCGCCCAGGACTGGCTGCGCCACCATGCCGAGGGCCGGGCGTTGATTCAGGAAAGCGGCCGGGTAAGGCTGCTGGCGGCACGCGGCCTCGGGCTTTCGGCCCTGGCCGCCCTGGCGGCGCTGGGCGGTGCCGCTCTGCTGGCGGAGGTTTGCGGCCCCTGGGGCGCCCTGCCCGCCGCCCTGGTGGTCCGCGCCGCCTTCGATCTGCCCTTCGCCGCCTGGGGCCGCCGCCTGGGCGGGGTATGGAACCCCCGAAGCTTCCTGGCCGAGCAGGCAAGGCGGCTGATCAAGGAACTGGCCCCCGCCTTGCCTCTGGCGGTGGTGGCCGGCGGCGGCTGGATCGCCGCCTGGGTCGCCCTGGCCGCGCTGCTGCTGTGGCGGGAGATGGCGCCGCCCTCGGGCCGTATCCTCACCCCATCGCACTTCCAAGCCCCGGTCCCCGTGTGGATATCGGACGAGGGCAGCCGCACCGGCCAGCTCAACGCGCGGGCCGAGGGCATCGGGCCGAGGCGGCGCATCATCCTCAACGACACCCTGGTCGAAGCCCTGCCCGCCGACGAAGTGGCCGCGGTGCTGGCCCACGAGGCCGGACATCTGGAGCACCGCCACCGGGAGTGGTTCCTGGTCTGGCGCCTGGGACTGGCCGCCCTGCTGCTGGTCCTGGCCCGGTGGGCGGGAGGGGACATCACCACCACCCTGACCTTGCTGGTGCTGGCCGCCCCGGTCCTCGCCCTGCCCGTCCGCCCGCTGGAAGCCCGCCTGATCCGCCGGTGGGAGGAACAGGCCGATGCCCACGCCGCCGCCCAGGCCGGAGCCGAACCCTTCGCCCGCGCCCTGCGGCACCTCTACGGCGCCAACGCCCAGGCGCCCGAGCCGGAAAGGCTGTGGGCCGCCTTCCACCATCCCCACCCGCCGCCCCGCCGGCGGCTGGAGCGCCTGAGGAATGCCGCGTGCGCATCCTCCTAA
- a CDS encoding alpha/beta hydrolase encodes MWREHQHGMIDLGDQKLEYRWVHPHAQGMPTLVFLHEGLGCVGIWRDFPDKVAEATGCGVFIYSRAGYGRSTPVPVPRPLTYMHHEGLEVLPRLLAHLELGPVVLIGHSDGASIALIHAGGTPAPDVRGVVCLAPHVMNEDICVASIRQAKVAYESGDLRSRLLKLHHDNVDCAFRGWNGAWLDPDFMAWNLEEFLPGIRVPVMVIQGRDDEYGSHAQYDSIKAKAGAGAEVVLLDGCRHSPHKDQPVATLAAITRFVKSIG; translated from the coding sequence ATGTGGCGCGAGCATCAGCACGGCATGATCGATCTGGGCGACCAGAAACTGGAATACCGCTGGGTCCATCCCCATGCGCAGGGAATGCCGACCCTGGTCTTCCTGCACGAGGGCCTGGGCTGTGTCGGCATCTGGCGGGACTTTCCCGACAAGGTGGCCGAGGCCACCGGCTGCGGCGTGTTCATCTATTCCCGCGCCGGCTATGGCCGTTCGACGCCGGTGCCGGTGCCCCGGCCGCTGACTTACATGCACCACGAGGGGCTGGAGGTGCTGCCCCGCCTGCTGGCCCATCTCGAGCTGGGGCCGGTGGTGCTGATCGGCCATTCCGACGGTGCGTCCATCGCCCTGATCCATGCCGGCGGCACCCCGGCGCCCGATGTCAGGGGCGTGGTCTGCCTCGCGCCCCACGTGATGAACGAGGACATCTGCGTCGCCTCCATCCGTCAGGCCAAGGTGGCCTATGAGAGCGGCGACCTGCGGAGCCGCCTGCTGAAGCTGCACCACGACAATGTGGACTGTGCCTTCCGGGGCTGGAACGGCGCCTGGCTCGACCCCGATTTCATGGCCTGGAACCTGGAGGAATTCCTCCCCGGCATCCGGGTGCCGGTGATGGTGATCCAGGGCCGCGACGACGAATACGGCAGCCATGCCCAGTACGATTCCATCAAGGCCAAGGCCGGGGCGGGCGCCGAAGTGGTGCTGCTCGACGGCTGCCGCCATTCCCCCCACAAGGACCAGCCCGTGGCGACGCTCGCCGCCATCACGCGCTTCGTCAAATCCATAGGATGA